Proteins encoded together in one Salvelinus fontinalis isolate EN_2023a chromosome 6, ASM2944872v1, whole genome shotgun sequence window:
- the LOC129858279 gene encoding leukocyte cell-derived chemotaxin-2-like yields MKTTILLLTVVLIALLPECQMAKFGQLCSGNSSNRRRTGDKWGQGHYGASRIKHVHEGIDIMCNDGATVYAPFDVTLKGKVIVYRDPKKAAINDGINLSGEGLCFKLFYVKPDSYSGVVKKGQRIGTLLPMQSVYPGTTSHVHVQMCDKSDPTKYF; encoded by the exons ATGAAGACTACTATTCTTCTGCTTACTGTTGTCCTCATAG CTTTGTTGCCAGAGTGTCAGATGGCCAAGTTTGGTCAGCTGTGTAGCGGAAATTCCAGTaacaggaggaggacaggggacAAATGGGGACAAGGACACTACGGAGCAAGCAG AATAAAACATGTGCATGAGGGCATTGACATCATGTGTAACGACGGGGCCACAGTGTACGCTCCATTTGACGTGACACTCAAAGGCAAAGTGATAGTGTACAGAGACCCGAAGAAGGCAGCCATCAACGATGGGATCAACCTCAGTGGGGAGG GTCTGTGCTTTAAGCTGTTCTACGTGAAGCCTGACAGTTACTCTGGGGTGGTGAAGAAGGGCCAGAGGATTGGGACACTGCTCCCCATGCAGAGTGTCTACCCAGGAACCACTTCTCATGTCCACGTCCAGATGTGTGACAAGTCCGACCCCACCAAGTACTTCTGA